Proteins encoded within one genomic window of Misgurnus anguillicaudatus chromosome 18, ASM2758022v2, whole genome shotgun sequence:
- the tfap2d gene encoding transcription factor AP-2-delta isoform X1, with translation MRLLSLLSSLSSMLMLNFQNFYITKGPTTSAGEIPSKYKIRARERFVQRGGISAAFTDRARRHFIFTRYFGDFSFHSSDCARKSGYWIARMSATFPGLVHDAEIRHDGSNSYRLMQLGCLESVANSSVAYSSTSPLTYPATGTEFASPYFPTNHQYTPLHHQSFHYEFQHSHPAVNPDAYSLNSLHHSQQYYQQLHHGEPADFINLHNARALKSSCLDEQRRELGCLDAYRRHDLSIMSHGSQYGMHPEQRLLPGAGLGLPPPGADDLQGSVDAQCGLVLNGQGGVIRRGGTCVVNPTDLFCSVPGRLSLLSSTSKYKVTIAEVKRRLSPPECLNASLLGGILRRAKSKNCGRCLREKLDRLGLNLPAGRRKAANVTLLTSLVEGEALHLARDFGYTCETEFPTKAVGEHLARQHTEPKEQNARKKMVLATKQICKEFQDLLSQDRSPLGSSRPTPILDLDIQRHLTHFSLITHGFGTPAICAALSTFQTILSEMLNYLEKHSANKSTGTPDANQINSNSDKTLRKTNEASTKDGKIEKTE, from the exons ATGAGGCTGCTCTCTCTATTGTCCTCCCTTTCCTCAATGCTGATGCTTAATTTTCAAAACTTCTATATTACCAAGGGACCTACGACATCAGCCGGAGAAATACCCAGCAAGTACAAAATCCGAGCCAGGGAGCGCTTTGTGCAGAGGGGAGGCATTTCAGCCGCTTTTACCGACCGCGCAAGGCGACATTTCATTTTCACgcgctattttggggatttttccTTTCATTCGTCAGACTGCGCGAGGAAATCGGGTTATTGGATCGCGAGAATGTCAGCCACATTTCCGGGACTGGTGCACGATGCGGag ATACGTCACGACGGATCAAACAGCTACCGTTTGATGCAACTCGGATGCTTGGAATCTGTGGCCAACTCATCTGTCGCTTACTCGTCGACGTCTCCGCTCACATACCCAGCTACCGGAACCGAATTTGCCTCCCCGTATTTTCCCACGAACCACCAGTACACGCCCTTACACCACCAGTCTTTTCACTACGAGTTCCAGCACAGCCACCCGGCCGTGAACCCGGACGCGTACTCGTTAAACTCTCTCCATCACTCGCAGCAGTACTATCAGCAGCTCCATCACGGCGAACCGGCAGACTTCATCAACCTTCACAACGCCCGGGCGCTCAAGTCCTCGTGTCTGGACGAACAGCGGCGGGAACTGGGCTGTTTGGACGCATACCGTAGACATGACCTGTCAATCATGAGCCACGGCTCTCAGTACGGCATGCACCCTGAGCAAAGACTGCTGCCCGGGGCGGGTCTGGGGCTGCCGCCACCGGGGGCCGATGACCTACAG GGATCTGTGGACGCGCAGTGCGGGCTTGTGTTAAATGGCCAAGGTGGAGTGATCCGGAGAG GTGGCACGTGTGTAGTCAATCCCACAGACCTGTTCTGCTCTGTACCAGGAAGACTTTCTCTTCTCAGTTCTACCTCAAAGTACAAAGTCACCATCGCTGAAGTCAAACGCCGCCTCTCTCCTCCAGAGTGTCTCAATGCCTCGCTGTTGGGTGGAATATTGAGAAG GGCCAAGTCAAAGAATTGTGGTCGATGCCTCAGGGAGAAACTGGACAGACTGGGACTCAATCTCCCGGCAGGCCGCAGGAAAGCAGCCAACGTCACACTGTTGACCTCTTTAGTCGAAG GGGAAGCGCTTCACTTGGCTCGGGACTTCGGTTACACCTGTGAGACTGAGTTTCCCACTAAAGCCGTAGGGGAACATCTCGCCCGACAGCACACGGAGCCAAAGGAGCAGAACGCACGCAAGAAGATGGTGCTGGCCACCAA GCAGATCTGCAAGGAATTTCAGGATTTATTAAGTCAAGATCGATCTCCACTCGGTTCCTCTAGACCAACACCCATTCTGGACCTGGACATTCAGAGACATCTAACACACTTCAg TCTGATCACGCATGGGTTCGGGACTCCAGCGATTTGCGCCGCTCTTAGCACCTTTCAAACGATTCTCAGTGAAATGCTTAATTATCTGGAGAAACACTCGGCCAATAAGAGCACAGGAACGCCGGACGCCAACCAGATCAACTCCAATTCTGACAAAACCCTTCGCAAAACCAACGAAGCATCAACTAAAGACGGTAAAATAGAGAAAACTGAATGA
- the tfap2d gene encoding transcription factor AP-2-delta isoform X5 has product MCLCFYSVNASQIRHDGSNSYRLMQLGCLESVANSSVAYSSTSPLTYPATGTEFASPYFPTNHQYTPLHHQSFHYEFQHSHPAVNPDAYSLNSLHHSQQYYQQLHHGEPADFINLHNARALKSSCLDEQRRELGCLDAYRRHDLSIMSHGSQYGMHPEQRLLPGAGLGLPPPGADDLQGSVDAQCGLVLNGQGGVIRRGGTCVVNPTDLFCSVPGRLSLLSSTSKYKVTIAEVKRRLSPPECLNASLLGGILRRAKSKNCGRCLREKLDRLGLNLPAGRRKAANVTLLTSLVEGEALHLARDFGYTCETEFPTKAVGEHLARQHTEPKEQNARKKMVLATKQICKEFQDLLSQDRSPLGSSRPTPILDLDIQRHLTHFSLITHGFGTPAICAALSTFQTILSEMLNYLEKHSANKSTGTPDANQINSNSDKTLRKTNEASTKDGKIEKTE; this is encoded by the exons ATACGTCACGACGGATCAAACAGCTACCGTTTGATGCAACTCGGATGCTTGGAATCTGTGGCCAACTCATCTGTCGCTTACTCGTCGACGTCTCCGCTCACATACCCAGCTACCGGAACCGAATTTGCCTCCCCGTATTTTCCCACGAACCACCAGTACACGCCCTTACACCACCAGTCTTTTCACTACGAGTTCCAGCACAGCCACCCGGCCGTGAACCCGGACGCGTACTCGTTAAACTCTCTCCATCACTCGCAGCAGTACTATCAGCAGCTCCATCACGGCGAACCGGCAGACTTCATCAACCTTCACAACGCCCGGGCGCTCAAGTCCTCGTGTCTGGACGAACAGCGGCGGGAACTGGGCTGTTTGGACGCATACCGTAGACATGACCTGTCAATCATGAGCCACGGCTCTCAGTACGGCATGCACCCTGAGCAAAGACTGCTGCCCGGGGCGGGTCTGGGGCTGCCGCCACCGGGGGCCGATGACCTACAG GGATCTGTGGACGCGCAGTGCGGGCTTGTGTTAAATGGCCAAGGTGGAGTGATCCGGAGAG GTGGCACGTGTGTAGTCAATCCCACAGACCTGTTCTGCTCTGTACCAGGAAGACTTTCTCTTCTCAGTTCTACCTCAAAGTACAAAGTCACCATCGCTGAAGTCAAACGCCGCCTCTCTCCTCCAGAGTGTCTCAATGCCTCGCTGTTGGGTGGAATATTGAGAAG GGCCAAGTCAAAGAATTGTGGTCGATGCCTCAGGGAGAAACTGGACAGACTGGGACTCAATCTCCCGGCAGGCCGCAGGAAAGCAGCCAACGTCACACTGTTGACCTCTTTAGTCGAAG GGGAAGCGCTTCACTTGGCTCGGGACTTCGGTTACACCTGTGAGACTGAGTTTCCCACTAAAGCCGTAGGGGAACATCTCGCCCGACAGCACACGGAGCCAAAGGAGCAGAACGCACGCAAGAAGATGGTGCTGGCCACCAA GCAGATCTGCAAGGAATTTCAGGATTTATTAAGTCAAGATCGATCTCCACTCGGTTCCTCTAGACCAACACCCATTCTGGACCTGGACATTCAGAGACATCTAACACACTTCAg TCTGATCACGCATGGGTTCGGGACTCCAGCGATTTGCGCCGCTCTTAGCACCTTTCAAACGATTCTCAGTGAAATGCTTAATTATCTGGAGAAACACTCGGCCAATAAGAGCACAGGAACGCCGGACGCCAACCAGATCAACTCCAATTCTGACAAAACCCTTCGCAAAACCAACGAAGCATCAACTAAAGACGGTAAAATAGAGAAAACTGAATGA
- the tfap2d gene encoding transcription factor AP-2-delta isoform X4, which translates to MVILQIPNSLCSRRLKETRWCDRVHADSLTPVICLLRVNHSRQIRHDGSNSYRLMQLGCLESVANSSVAYSSTSPLTYPATGTEFASPYFPTNHQYTPLHHQSFHYEFQHSHPAVNPDAYSLNSLHHSQQYYQQLHHGEPADFINLHNARALKSSCLDEQRRELGCLDAYRRHDLSIMSHGSQYGMHPEQRLLPGAGLGLPPPGADDLQGSVDAQCGLVLNGQGGVIRRGGTCVVNPTDLFCSVPGRLSLLSSTSKYKVTIAEVKRRLSPPECLNASLLGGILRRAKSKNCGRCLREKLDRLGLNLPAGRRKAANVTLLTSLVEGEALHLARDFGYTCETEFPTKAVGEHLARQHTEPKEQNARKKMVLATKQICKEFQDLLSQDRSPLGSSRPTPILDLDIQRHLTHFSLITHGFGTPAICAALSTFQTILSEMLNYLEKHSANKSTGTPDANQINSNSDKTLRKTNEASTKDGKIEKTE; encoded by the exons ATACGTCACGACGGATCAAACAGCTACCGTTTGATGCAACTCGGATGCTTGGAATCTGTGGCCAACTCATCTGTCGCTTACTCGTCGACGTCTCCGCTCACATACCCAGCTACCGGAACCGAATTTGCCTCCCCGTATTTTCCCACGAACCACCAGTACACGCCCTTACACCACCAGTCTTTTCACTACGAGTTCCAGCACAGCCACCCGGCCGTGAACCCGGACGCGTACTCGTTAAACTCTCTCCATCACTCGCAGCAGTACTATCAGCAGCTCCATCACGGCGAACCGGCAGACTTCATCAACCTTCACAACGCCCGGGCGCTCAAGTCCTCGTGTCTGGACGAACAGCGGCGGGAACTGGGCTGTTTGGACGCATACCGTAGACATGACCTGTCAATCATGAGCCACGGCTCTCAGTACGGCATGCACCCTGAGCAAAGACTGCTGCCCGGGGCGGGTCTGGGGCTGCCGCCACCGGGGGCCGATGACCTACAG GGATCTGTGGACGCGCAGTGCGGGCTTGTGTTAAATGGCCAAGGTGGAGTGATCCGGAGAG GTGGCACGTGTGTAGTCAATCCCACAGACCTGTTCTGCTCTGTACCAGGAAGACTTTCTCTTCTCAGTTCTACCTCAAAGTACAAAGTCACCATCGCTGAAGTCAAACGCCGCCTCTCTCCTCCAGAGTGTCTCAATGCCTCGCTGTTGGGTGGAATATTGAGAAG GGCCAAGTCAAAGAATTGTGGTCGATGCCTCAGGGAGAAACTGGACAGACTGGGACTCAATCTCCCGGCAGGCCGCAGGAAAGCAGCCAACGTCACACTGTTGACCTCTTTAGTCGAAG GGGAAGCGCTTCACTTGGCTCGGGACTTCGGTTACACCTGTGAGACTGAGTTTCCCACTAAAGCCGTAGGGGAACATCTCGCCCGACAGCACACGGAGCCAAAGGAGCAGAACGCACGCAAGAAGATGGTGCTGGCCACCAA GCAGATCTGCAAGGAATTTCAGGATTTATTAAGTCAAGATCGATCTCCACTCGGTTCCTCTAGACCAACACCCATTCTGGACCTGGACATTCAGAGACATCTAACACACTTCAg TCTGATCACGCATGGGTTCGGGACTCCAGCGATTTGCGCCGCTCTTAGCACCTTTCAAACGATTCTCAGTGAAATGCTTAATTATCTGGAGAAACACTCGGCCAATAAGAGCACAGGAACGCCGGACGCCAACCAGATCAACTCCAATTCTGACAAAACCCTTCGCAAAACCAACGAAGCATCAACTAAAGACGGTAAAATAGAGAAAACTGAATGA
- the tfap2d gene encoding transcription factor AP-2-delta isoform X6: protein MQLGCLESVANSSVAYSSTSPLTYPATGTEFASPYFPTNHQYTPLHHQSFHYEFQHSHPAVNPDAYSLNSLHHSQQYYQQLHHGEPADFINLHNARALKSSCLDEQRRELGCLDAYRRHDLSIMSHGSQYGMHPEQRLLPGAGLGLPPPGADDLQGSVDAQCGLVLNGQGGVIRRGGTCVVNPTDLFCSVPGRLSLLSSTSKYKVTIAEVKRRLSPPECLNASLLGGILRRAKSKNCGRCLREKLDRLGLNLPAGRRKAANVTLLTSLVEGEALHLARDFGYTCETEFPTKAVGEHLARQHTEPKEQNARKKMVLATKQICKEFQDLLSQDRSPLGSSRPTPILDLDIQRHLTHFSLITHGFGTPAICAALSTFQTILSEMLNYLEKHSANKSTGTPDANQINSNSDKTLRKTNEASTKDGKIEKTE from the exons ATGCAACTCGGATGCTTGGAATCTGTGGCCAACTCATCTGTCGCTTACTCGTCGACGTCTCCGCTCACATACCCAGCTACCGGAACCGAATTTGCCTCCCCGTATTTTCCCACGAACCACCAGTACACGCCCTTACACCACCAGTCTTTTCACTACGAGTTCCAGCACAGCCACCCGGCCGTGAACCCGGACGCGTACTCGTTAAACTCTCTCCATCACTCGCAGCAGTACTATCAGCAGCTCCATCACGGCGAACCGGCAGACTTCATCAACCTTCACAACGCCCGGGCGCTCAAGTCCTCGTGTCTGGACGAACAGCGGCGGGAACTGGGCTGTTTGGACGCATACCGTAGACATGACCTGTCAATCATGAGCCACGGCTCTCAGTACGGCATGCACCCTGAGCAAAGACTGCTGCCCGGGGCGGGTCTGGGGCTGCCGCCACCGGGGGCCGATGACCTACAG GGATCTGTGGACGCGCAGTGCGGGCTTGTGTTAAATGGCCAAGGTGGAGTGATCCGGAGAG GTGGCACGTGTGTAGTCAATCCCACAGACCTGTTCTGCTCTGTACCAGGAAGACTTTCTCTTCTCAGTTCTACCTCAAAGTACAAAGTCACCATCGCTGAAGTCAAACGCCGCCTCTCTCCTCCAGAGTGTCTCAATGCCTCGCTGTTGGGTGGAATATTGAGAAG GGCCAAGTCAAAGAATTGTGGTCGATGCCTCAGGGAGAAACTGGACAGACTGGGACTCAATCTCCCGGCAGGCCGCAGGAAAGCAGCCAACGTCACACTGTTGACCTCTTTAGTCGAAG GGGAAGCGCTTCACTTGGCTCGGGACTTCGGTTACACCTGTGAGACTGAGTTTCCCACTAAAGCCGTAGGGGAACATCTCGCCCGACAGCACACGGAGCCAAAGGAGCAGAACGCACGCAAGAAGATGGTGCTGGCCACCAA GCAGATCTGCAAGGAATTTCAGGATTTATTAAGTCAAGATCGATCTCCACTCGGTTCCTCTAGACCAACACCCATTCTGGACCTGGACATTCAGAGACATCTAACACACTTCAg TCTGATCACGCATGGGTTCGGGACTCCAGCGATTTGCGCCGCTCTTAGCACCTTTCAAACGATTCTCAGTGAAATGCTTAATTATCTGGAGAAACACTCGGCCAATAAGAGCACAGGAACGCCGGACGCCAACCAGATCAACTCCAATTCTGACAAAACCCTTCGCAAAACCAACGAAGCATCAACTAAAGACGGTAAAATAGAGAAAACTGAATGA
- the tfap2b gene encoding transcription factor AP-2-beta isoform X1, giving the protein MHSLYRDQRANMLWKLVENVKYEDIYEDRHDGVPSHSSRLSQLGSVSQGPYSSAPPLSHTPSSDFQPPYFPPPYQPLPYHQSQDPYSHVSDPYSLNALHQQQQHPWGSRQRQDVGSDSGSLLPQPRASLPQLSGLDPRRDYSTVRRPDVLLHSTHHGLDGMGDGLSLHGLAHSMEDIQAAEDANHSGMNIMDQSVIKKVPVPHKSVASLMMSKDGLIGGVSVNVNEVFCSVPGRLSLLSSTSKYKVTVGEVQRRLSPPECLNASLLGGVLRRAKSKNGGRSLREKLEKIGLNLPAGRRKAANVTLLTSLVEGEAVHLARDFGYICETEFPTKAVSEYLNRQHTDPNELHSRKNMLLATKQLCKEFTDLLAQDRTPLGNSRPSPILEPGIQSCLSHFSFITHGFGSPAICAALTALQNYLTEALKGLDKMFLNNPTPNRHTPADVPGSKSAEKEEKHRK; this is encoded by the exons ATGCACTCGTTATACAGGGATCAGCGCGCGAACATGCTGTGGAAACTGGTGGAAAATGTCAAGTATGAAGATATATACGAG GACCGCCATGATGGGGTACCGAGCCACAGTTCTAGACTGTCCCAGCTGGGCTCAGTGTCTCAGGGTCCGTACTCCAGCGCTCCGCCGCTCTCTCACACCCCTTCCTCGGACTTCCAGCCGCCGTACTTTCCCCCGCCGTACCAGCCGCTGCCGTATCACCAGAGTCAGGACCCGTACTCACACGTCAGTGACCCGTATTCTCTGAACGCCCTGCATCAGCAACAACAACACCCGTGGGGCTCCCGTCAGCGGCAGGACGTAGGCTCGGACAGCGGATCTTTACTGCCGCAGCCTAGAGCCTCGTTACCGCAGCTCTCCGGTTTGGACCCCCGGCGGGATTACTCGACCGTCCGCCGACCGGATGTGTTGCTCCACTCCACGCACCATGGGCTCGATGGCATGGGAGACGGTCTGTCCCTGCATGGCCTGGCGCACAGCATGGAGGATATCCAG GCTGCTGAAGACGCAAACCATAGCGGGATGAACATCATGGATCAGTCAGTCATtaaaaaag TTCCTGTTCCACACAAGAGTGTTGCTTCTCTCATGATGAGCAAAGATGGCCTAATCGGCGGGGTCAGCGTGAACGTCAACGAGGTCTTCTGCTCGGTGCCCGGTCGCCTGTCGCTTCTCAGCTCCACATCCAAATATAAAGTGACGGTCGGCGAGGTCCAGCGGCGCCTCTCTCCACCCGAATGCCTGAATGCGTCTTTACTCGGCGGGGTCTTGAGGAG AGCGAAATCGAAAAACGGAGGGAGATCACTGAGGGAAAAGCTGGAGAAAATCGGCTTGAATTTGCCTGCTGGGAGACGCAAAGCAGCGAATGTCACATTACTGACATCTCTAGTAGAAG gGGAAGCTGTTCATTTGGCTCGGGACTTTGGCTACATTTGTGAAACTGAATTTCCCACGAAGGCCGTGTCTGAATATCTGAACAGACAGCACACAGATCCAAACGAATTGCACTCGCGCAAGAACATGCTGCTCGCCACCAA GCAGTTGTGTAAGGAGTTCACAGACCTGTTGGCTCAGGATCGCACTCCTTTAGGAAATTCTCGGCCTTCGCCCATCCTCGAGCCCGGAATCCAGAGCTGCCTGTCACACTTTAGCTTCATCACGCATGGCTTTGGTTCTCCAGCCATCTGCGCCGCCCTCACAGCTTTGCAGAACTACCTGACTGAAGCACTTAAAGGTCTCGACAAGATGTTCCTGAACAACCCTACCCCCAACCGACACACGCCCGCCGACGTACCCGGATCCAAAAGCGCAGAGAAAGAGGAGAAACACAGGAAATGA
- the tfap2b gene encoding transcription factor AP-2-beta isoform X2: protein MLVHTYSSTDRHDGVPSHSSRLSQLGSVSQGPYSSAPPLSHTPSSDFQPPYFPPPYQPLPYHQSQDPYSHVSDPYSLNALHQQQQHPWGSRQRQDVGSDSGSLLPQPRASLPQLSGLDPRRDYSTVRRPDVLLHSTHHGLDGMGDGLSLHGLAHSMEDIQAAEDANHSGMNIMDQSVIKKVPVPHKSVASLMMSKDGLIGGVSVNVNEVFCSVPGRLSLLSSTSKYKVTVGEVQRRLSPPECLNASLLGGVLRRAKSKNGGRSLREKLEKIGLNLPAGRRKAANVTLLTSLVEGEAVHLARDFGYICETEFPTKAVSEYLNRQHTDPNELHSRKNMLLATKQLCKEFTDLLAQDRTPLGNSRPSPILEPGIQSCLSHFSFITHGFGSPAICAALTALQNYLTEALKGLDKMFLNNPTPNRHTPADVPGSKSAEKEEKHRK, encoded by the exons ATGTTGGTGCACACGTATTCCTCCACG GACCGCCATGATGGGGTACCGAGCCACAGTTCTAGACTGTCCCAGCTGGGCTCAGTGTCTCAGGGTCCGTACTCCAGCGCTCCGCCGCTCTCTCACACCCCTTCCTCGGACTTCCAGCCGCCGTACTTTCCCCCGCCGTACCAGCCGCTGCCGTATCACCAGAGTCAGGACCCGTACTCACACGTCAGTGACCCGTATTCTCTGAACGCCCTGCATCAGCAACAACAACACCCGTGGGGCTCCCGTCAGCGGCAGGACGTAGGCTCGGACAGCGGATCTTTACTGCCGCAGCCTAGAGCCTCGTTACCGCAGCTCTCCGGTTTGGACCCCCGGCGGGATTACTCGACCGTCCGCCGACCGGATGTGTTGCTCCACTCCACGCACCATGGGCTCGATGGCATGGGAGACGGTCTGTCCCTGCATGGCCTGGCGCACAGCATGGAGGATATCCAG GCTGCTGAAGACGCAAACCATAGCGGGATGAACATCATGGATCAGTCAGTCATtaaaaaag TTCCTGTTCCACACAAGAGTGTTGCTTCTCTCATGATGAGCAAAGATGGCCTAATCGGCGGGGTCAGCGTGAACGTCAACGAGGTCTTCTGCTCGGTGCCCGGTCGCCTGTCGCTTCTCAGCTCCACATCCAAATATAAAGTGACGGTCGGCGAGGTCCAGCGGCGCCTCTCTCCACCCGAATGCCTGAATGCGTCTTTACTCGGCGGGGTCTTGAGGAG AGCGAAATCGAAAAACGGAGGGAGATCACTGAGGGAAAAGCTGGAGAAAATCGGCTTGAATTTGCCTGCTGGGAGACGCAAAGCAGCGAATGTCACATTACTGACATCTCTAGTAGAAG gGGAAGCTGTTCATTTGGCTCGGGACTTTGGCTACATTTGTGAAACTGAATTTCCCACGAAGGCCGTGTCTGAATATCTGAACAGACAGCACACAGATCCAAACGAATTGCACTCGCGCAAGAACATGCTGCTCGCCACCAA GCAGTTGTGTAAGGAGTTCACAGACCTGTTGGCTCAGGATCGCACTCCTTTAGGAAATTCTCGGCCTTCGCCCATCCTCGAGCCCGGAATCCAGAGCTGCCTGTCACACTTTAGCTTCATCACGCATGGCTTTGGTTCTCCAGCCATCTGCGCCGCCCTCACAGCTTTGCAGAACTACCTGACTGAAGCACTTAAAGGTCTCGACAAGATGTTCCTGAACAACCCTACCCCCAACCGACACACGCCCGCCGACGTACCCGGATCCAAAAGCGCAGAGAAAGAGGAGAAACACAGGAAATGA